Below is a window of Oxyura jamaicensis isolate SHBP4307 breed ruddy duck chromosome 30, BPBGC_Ojam_1.0, whole genome shotgun sequence DNA.
TCCCGGAGCCTCGTAAgtgtcggggggggggggggggcaacggGGCCTGGAGCtcggcccccagcccctgccacccTCTGTTCCCCTCCACAGGTGCCGGGGTGTCCCGCAAGAAGCGGGTGTACGTGAGGCTGCAGCCGCTCAGCGCCGCCGACACAGCTGTGTTTGACATCAAGCTGAGCAGCAAGAGCAAAGCCATCCCACACTACATGAAGATCGGGTAGGGAGGCAGCGCCCCTCACCCGTTCTCCCACAcccttcccagctttctgctgcaaaatgcccttgcccttttttttttttttcccctctctagAGAACTGGGTGGCTTTGCTGTCTGGTGTAAAAAAGGGCCGGTGCCGAAATCCAACCTCGCCccggtccccagccccaggaccgTCAGCCTGGGGCTGAAGCAGCTCTCGCTGCAGCCGGCTGCGGACTCGGAGCAGAAGTACGTAGGCGTTAAACGTTTCCAGTCTTACCTGGACCTGGCCGGCGCTGGgaacagctcctgctgctgccacctcgTGGTTCCCACCCTGTAGGGTCAGCCGCATTTTAACGCAGCGTCCAGGTGAGACTTCTGTTAATTCCTGTGTCCCCCAGGTCACCAGAGAGACCCTTGGCTCGGTGTGGCACCAAACGAGCTTCCTTCACACTACACAACTCGGTGGATGACGCCTCCAGCATCTACAACCTCTCAGGTAAGCCCTTTCTTCGTCTGCCACGTGCCGAGGAGCTGCGTAAAGCAAGCGTACCCCTATTTAAGAGAACTTCAACTGAAATCAGTGTTGCCTCATACACTATTACTTCTGCACAGCTGATCCTTTTAAATGGTGCAGCTGAGCAAAATTTTTAGAGGTTTCTTTTTGTGAGAGGCTTCTCCCTGAAAACTATTCCTGGCTTACATCAAGAGACATCGCTGGCCTCTCGTGCAAAGTTTTTCTTCTCGGGGTGCCAAGATGTCCTTGGCTGCTCAGCGTAGCACCTTGAGTGTTTTCAGAAGGTCTCCTTTGATGTTATTAAAGCCCCTGCCGCTCGCTTCTCTTTTCAGCTATGGACGGGGTACCTTTCACACTACATCCCAAATTTGAAAGCACCCTCAGCTTTGGCAGTAACGTGAGTATTCTTTAAGGTGCTGACATGCTGCTGGTTAGTCCCAGCCCCTAACTCGGCTTACCTGGAAACATTTAATGCCCATTTTAGGCTGTTCTTGCAGAGCTGAATGTTAAGTCACTTGCTGACATTGAGAAAGAGGTAAGCAGGCTGCTTTTACCACACCCCTGAGTTCTTGAAGACCTGGGTCTTGCCTTgactgattgttttttttttgttgttttcagtaCAATTATGCTTTTGTAGTCGAAAGGACAGCTGCTGCCAGACTCCCACCCAGCATTTGCTAGCACCGGGGTCTACCAGTCCCGTGAGGACGTCAAGTGCCTACAACCATCCAAGCTGGTCTCagctcctctctctttttctctcagattAAAGTTCAGGGTACCTGCAGAAACCTAATCGATCTCCAATTACAGCAattg
It encodes the following:
- the MVB12A gene encoding multivesicular body subunit 12A yields the protein MAAAEEPSAPLTGVGWAATPEAAPAGWSVLTTSVEGAAANLGRGFGHKGGGYLCVSTGGQATAGPVVTDVQVLSERSPQPSGYTRVPEFPEPRAGVSRKKRVYVRLQPLSAADTAVFDIKLSSKSKAIPHYMKIGELGGFAVWCKKGPVPKSNLAPVPSPRTVSLGLKQLSLQPAADSEQKSPERPLARCGTKRASFTLHNSVDDASSIYNLSAMDGVPFTLHPKFESTLSFGSNAVLAELNVKSLADIEKEYNYAFVVERTAAARLPPSIC